The Acidobacteriota bacterium genome has a segment encoding these proteins:
- a CDS encoding translocation/assembly module TamB domain-containing protein: MRVWVRRGLVIPAAIAAGMTLGALLLIHTPWARSRALSWAGDFVARYDLVLSADALSYNALTRRITLTGVRLAAEGHDDRPFLVAQRVEVTLPWMVFRGRFAIDHLSIDNGIVDIVRDENGVTNLPPGSDQPTPETARRLDLRGLTLRGLDVQYADLVRDWGVKIPQIESALTSGALGAEGAFAVRGPLAVRLRERTLTMAPFDTVITFDGSDVTLADARLVSSELNAFLSGTIHRVLDSPSLALTLKGTVALEHATKWIPPPPVPVGGLVTIDGTIAGPTSDVVTTLRVSSNTLAVGRERELTLSGPVLVTFESFSGTALAIVPRSGGEIRADFNVPWGGTAISTATASWRALDAQTALDMANVTPQAIAAGFDGSGTFEFGEPRRFAITNRATGRAKRNHVAMTGTLRATIVGDDYRFDHNHTLPGAAIEGRMAGRINRDSALLSTMTGPAHARVSDVATAAQGLAMLGFPVPEIAADVHGAIDVPMTLAGSYKLPQIETQVSGDDVDVPLLGRVRLTTHLVADTTRADITNLEVRQGSSLITGNAVANITESTWTGQFNVDAPRAEELQADVPEAWRVAGPLTVGATLGGTFDVYRLDTTITGSALTWAGQTIDTANAKAVVTPDAIDVTSLELRQGVGLLDGRVRYAWETGAYDASLKGDRLSWQGALLAPNDTQAVFSMQFDGKGTTAQPRGQGRVDFSLTGGDAGTLIGAGEMTADLMGDHARVVVRLPSIGALVNADVATASPYDYKATAILDRLELARLAPFLDAVESEILGFASGTVTASGRFADARDRVAIVNLTELDAGIGGVPVSLNAPVHVVLRGDDVTLKDLNVRIGAGRLTAAGEWNTKLDGAFQGQFIGEFQDAIRMGRAVGVPVTFDGSGPLSLDLRSNGSRAGTLATLSLKAGTFNWGGGPPAVTNLNLEAVLQGESLTVSRLSGDVASGGVVGSFAATAQAEVPVLELSAIVGELTVDAAKFTFSGIPVEQQRPSRVEFARGSLAVADISWMVANNPLVIDGSVGFAAEDPPLDLSVQGLIDLRVLSAFVSTLAFDGNANLNTLIGGTVSRPLFDGEVALRDAEIAIAEPRLVLSDLNGVILLDGQRVVLDGISGLANGGTLGLDGSLQVSGVDAIDGVVNIQAKGVAIELIDGLRSELDALITFRPDPKGPTITGDIRVVQSAYAETITLAALARRATLPVSPTQQQPYLDRVRLNLNVTTSDDMTVDNNYGRLAAAVNVRVTGTAAAPGMDGRITLREGGEIFLAGRTFRITRGDISFTDLRRIRPEFNIVAEAPLGGGDMATLTLTGTLERPSIDLTSEDGSRTPGELAAQLLGQTNTGTALTLLSADLLGVTGRAIGLDTFRVERGEFEDPDFRDDPSLIGNDRTDPTTRLTLSKRLSRKVEFTVSQNLRESGNTTFVISYYVTPTIEIRGLSRDDDTASVGIRHQVTFGGGVGRKPTELRVKQKVSAITFAGVEPAVEREVRAEISLDPGDDFDFLVLQRDVDRVRDRFKKQGYFEARVRTRRVDVPESGTVVVEYTVDRGPRTVLEVIGATLPSSLTEDLEEAWHRNAFDQFLIDDLTHRVRRYLVGTNELGSVVVGTVDRPLPNTKRLTIEVTEGVRVSGREIRVTGHQALDGDRLLDAIEAQGLDVEAWLNRRPVEELLVTAYHAAGYLKAQVTGGPLTIDGDTGVLPITIVEGPQTQVTSVQFEGVPERRLAAIQKAAAMQTPAPYVATEVSAARLRVEEQYRGDGFNAADVEVLPEVAADDTVRLTFAITEGPQQVLQEVETRGLEITRGDVLTGSLRFELGQPVDLDAWAVARKRLYDTNVFRLVDIQAVPVGEPVDGVQPVKALVVVQEYPQWTFRYGFQLEGDRELKLDEFTSTRNAGVVAELKNPNLFGRALTFGAFGMYQYDRQDATLFLATSRLFGWRARSSLYGFYSRDHIRDDDGQEIVAINDVQGFSADQRWRPRGLQVVYGYRFERSRTYDPEPGNDVVPLDFVSNLASLSSAALWDRRDDPLAPVKGTFSSASIDHAASWLGSDVSNRKLLVQQYTFGSLGRVVFASRVQWGKKFGPDPLLPSARFNAGGATSVRGYGEDSLGPRDFFGLPLGGETLLVLNQEVRFPIYRWINGVSFVDAGDLLGSDEAFSWSALKIGYGGGLRFSTPVGMLRVDYGIPGSALSTATTRKPNSLSGGRWYFGIGHIF, from the coding sequence GTGAGAGTTTGGGTGCGACGGGGGCTGGTCATTCCGGCGGCGATAGCCGCGGGGATGACGTTGGGCGCCCTGTTACTCATTCACACCCCGTGGGCGCGCAGTCGTGCCCTGTCCTGGGCCGGCGATTTCGTCGCCCGCTACGACCTGGTACTCAGCGCGGACGCCCTGAGCTACAACGCGCTGACCCGCCGCATTACGCTCACCGGCGTGCGCCTCGCGGCCGAGGGCCACGACGACCGGCCATTCCTGGTCGCCCAACGCGTCGAAGTCACGCTGCCGTGGATGGTGTTCCGCGGCCGCTTCGCCATCGATCATCTCAGCATCGACAACGGCATTGTCGACATCGTTCGCGACGAGAACGGCGTGACCAACCTGCCGCCGGGCTCTGACCAGCCCACGCCGGAGACGGCGCGCCGCCTCGACCTGCGCGGCCTGACGCTGCGCGGCCTCGACGTGCAGTACGCCGACCTGGTCCGCGACTGGGGCGTCAAGATTCCGCAGATCGAGTCAGCGCTCACCAGCGGCGCGCTCGGCGCCGAGGGCGCGTTCGCCGTGCGGGGCCCGCTTGCCGTGCGACTGCGCGAGCGCACCTTGACCATGGCCCCCTTCGACACGGTGATAACCTTCGATGGTTCCGACGTGACGTTGGCCGACGCCCGGCTGGTCTCGTCGGAACTGAACGCCTTTCTGAGCGGCACGATCCACCGCGTGCTGGATTCGCCAAGCCTGGCCCTCACGCTCAAGGGCACCGTCGCTCTCGAGCACGCCACCAAATGGATCCCGCCGCCGCCCGTGCCGGTCGGCGGCCTGGTCACCATCGACGGCACCATCGCCGGACCGACCAGCGACGTCGTGACGACGCTGCGCGTGTCGAGCAACACGCTCGCGGTCGGGCGCGAGCGCGAGCTCACCCTGTCGGGTCCCGTGCTGGTCACCTTCGAATCGTTCTCGGGCACGGCGCTCGCCATCGTCCCGCGATCGGGCGGCGAGATTCGCGCCGACTTCAACGTGCCCTGGGGCGGCACCGCGATCAGCACGGCCACCGCCTCGTGGCGGGCGCTCGACGCGCAAACCGCGCTCGACATGGCCAACGTCACCCCGCAGGCGATTGCCGCCGGTTTCGACGGCAGCGGCACGTTCGAGTTCGGCGAGCCGCGCCGCTTCGCGATCACCAACCGCGCCACCGGTCGCGCCAAGCGGAACCACGTGGCCATGACCGGCACCCTCCGGGCGACGATCGTCGGCGACGACTACCGCTTCGATCACAATCACACGCTGCCAGGTGCGGCAATCGAGGGCCGCATGGCGGGCCGCATCAACCGCGATTCGGCGTTGCTGTCGACCATGACCGGCCCCGCGCATGCGCGGGTGAGCGACGTCGCCACAGCGGCGCAAGGCCTGGCGATGCTGGGGTTTCCGGTCCCCGAGATCGCCGCCGACGTGCATGGCGCGATCGACGTGCCCATGACCCTGGCGGGTTCCTACAAGCTGCCGCAGATCGAGACGCAGGTGTCGGGCGATGACGTGGACGTGCCGCTGCTGGGCCGCGTCCGTCTCACGACGCACCTGGTCGCTGACACCACGCGCGCCGACATTACGAATCTCGAGGTGCGCCAGGGCTCGTCGCTCATCACCGGCAACGCGGTCGCCAACATCACCGAGAGCACCTGGACCGGCCAGTTCAACGTCGATGCCCCCCGCGCCGAAGAGTTGCAGGCCGATGTGCCCGAGGCGTGGCGCGTGGCTGGTCCGCTGACGGTCGGCGCGACGCTTGGCGGCACCTTCGACGTTTACAGGCTCGACACCACCATCACCGGTTCGGCGCTGACGTGGGCCGGGCAGACCATCGACACCGCGAACGCAAAGGCCGTGGTGACCCCCGATGCCATCGACGTGACGTCGCTCGAACTGCGGCAGGGCGTGGGCTTGCTCGACGGCCGCGTGCGCTACGCCTGGGAGACCGGCGCGTACGACGCCAGCCTGAAGGGCGACCGGCTGTCGTGGCAGGGCGCCCTGCTTGCGCCCAACGACACGCAGGCCGTGTTCTCGATGCAGTTCGACGGCAAGGGCACCACTGCCCAGCCGCGTGGGCAGGGGCGCGTGGACTTCTCGTTGACCGGCGGGGACGCCGGCACCCTGATCGGCGCGGGTGAAATGACGGCGGACCTGATGGGCGATCACGCGCGCGTCGTCGTCCGGTTGCCCTCGATTGGCGCACTGGTCAACGCCGACGTGGCCACCGCCTCGCCTTACGACTACAAGGCGACGGCCATCCTCGATCGCCTCGAACTGGCGAGGCTGGCGCCGTTCCTCGACGCCGTCGAATCCGAGATCCTTGGCTTCGCCAGCGGCACGGTGACGGCGTCGGGCCGCTTCGCCGACGCCCGCGACCGCGTCGCCATTGTCAACCTGACCGAGCTCGACGCCGGGATTGGCGGCGTGCCCGTGAGCTTGAACGCGCCGGTCCACGTCGTGTTGCGCGGCGACGATGTGACGCTCAAGGACCTGAATGTCCGCATCGGCGCGGGCCGGTTGACGGCGGCGGGTGAGTGGAACACGAAACTCGACGGTGCGTTCCAGGGACAGTTCATCGGCGAGTTCCAGGACGCCATCCGCATGGGCCGCGCCGTGGGCGTGCCGGTCACCTTCGACGGCTCGGGCCCGCTGTCGTTGGACCTCCGATCGAACGGCAGCCGCGCCGGCACCCTCGCGACGCTGTCGCTCAAGGCCGGCACCTTCAACTGGGGCGGGGGTCCGCCAGCGGTCACGAACCTGAACCTCGAGGCCGTGCTGCAGGGCGAGTCGCTGACCGTGTCGCGGCTCTCCGGCGATGTGGCCAGCGGCGGCGTGGTGGGCAGCTTTGCCGCCACCGCGCAAGCCGAGGTCCCGGTCCTCGAACTGTCGGCCATCGTCGGTGAGCTCACCGTCGATGCCGCCAAGTTCACGTTCTCTGGGATCCCGGTCGAGCAGCAGCGGCCGTCGCGGGTCGAGTTCGCGCGCGGTTCGCTGGCGGTCGCCGACATCTCGTGGATGGTGGCCAACAACCCGCTGGTGATTGACGGGTCGGTGGGCTTTGCCGCCGAGGACCCGCCGCTCGACCTGTCGGTGCAAGGCCTGATTGACCTGCGCGTGCTGTCGGCCTTCGTCAGCACGCTGGCGTTCGACGGCAACGCCAACCTCAACACCTTGATCGGCGGCACCGTGTCGCGCCCGCTGTTCGACGGCGAGGTGGCCCTGCGGGACGCCGAAATCGCGATCGCGGAACCGCGCCTGGTGCTGTCGGACCTCAACGGAGTGATCCTGCTCGACGGCCAGCGCGTAGTGCTCGACGGCATTAGCGGCCTGGCCAATGGTGGCACGCTGGGCCTTGACGGATCGCTGCAGGTGTCGGGCGTCGACGCCATCGACGGCGTCGTCAACATCCAGGCCAAGGGCGTCGCGATCGAACTGATCGACGGGCTGCGCAGCGAACTGGACGCGCTGATCACGTTTCGCCCCGACCCCAAGGGGCCGACCATCACCGGCGACATCCGGGTGGTGCAGAGCGCCTACGCCGAAACCATCACGCTCGCGGCATTGGCCCGCCGCGCGACGCTACCGGTCTCGCCAACGCAGCAGCAGCCGTATCTCGATCGCGTGCGGCTGAACCTGAACGTCACGACCAGCGATGACATGACCGTCGACAACAACTACGGCCGGCTCGCGGCTGCCGTCAACGTGCGTGTCACCGGCACCGCGGCGGCACCCGGCATGGACGGGCGCATCACGCTGCGCGAAGGTGGCGAGATCTTCCTGGCCGGCCGGACCTTCCGCATCACCCGCGGCGACATTTCGTTCACCGATCTGCGCCGCATCCGGCCCGAGTTCAACATCGTCGCCGAGGCGCCGCTCGGTGGTGGCGACATGGCCACCCTCACCTTGACCGGGACGCTGGAACGGCCGTCGATCGACCTGACGTCGGAAGACGGGTCGCGGACGCCGGGCGAGTTGGCGGCACAACTGCTGGGCCAGACCAACACCGGCACCGCGCTCACGCTGCTGTCGGCCGACCTGCTGGGCGTGACCGGGCGGGCGATTGGCCTCGACACCTTCCGCGTCGAGCGCGGCGAGTTCGAGGATCCCGACTTCCGCGACGACCCGTCGTTGATCGGCAACGATCGAACGGACCCGACCACGCGCTTGACGCTATCGAAGCGGTTGAGCCGCAAGGTCGAGTTCACGGTGTCGCAGAACTTGCGCGAGAGCGGCAACACCACCTTCGTCATCAGCTACTACGTGACGCCGACCATCGAGATTCGCGGGTTGTCGCGTGACGACGACACCGCGAGCGTCGGCATTCGCCATCAGGTGACGTTCGGCGGCGGCGTCGGCCGCAAGCCCACGGAGCTGCGCGTGAAGCAGAAGGTGTCGGCGATTACGTTCGCGGGCGTCGAGCCCGCCGTTGAGCGGGAGGTGCGCGCCGAGATCTCGCTCGATCCCGGCGACGACTTCGATTTCCTGGTGTTGCAACGCGACGTGGACCGGGTCCGCGATCGCTTCAAGAAACAGGGCTATTTCGAGGCGCGCGTGCGGACCCGCCGCGTCGACGTGCCTGAGTCAGGCACCGTGGTGGTCGAGTACACGGTGGACCGCGGCCCGCGCACGGTCCTCGAGGTCATCGGTGCGACCCTGCCGTCGAGCCTCACCGAGGACCTCGAGGAGGCCTGGCATCGCAACGCCTTTGATCAGTTCCTGATCGACGATCTCACGCACCGGGTTCGCCGCTACCTGGTCGGCACCAACGAGTTGGGCAGCGTCGTGGTGGGCACGGTCGATCGGCCGCTGCCGAATACCAAGCGGCTGACCATCGAGGTGACCGAGGGCGTGCGGGTCAGCGGCCGCGAGATTCGGGTCACCGGTCACCAGGCGCTGGACGGGGACCGGCTGCTGGACGCGATCGAGGCGCAAGGGCTGGACGTAGAGGCGTGGCTCAACCGCAGGCCGGTCGAGGAACTGCTCGTCACCGCCTACCACGCGGCCGGGTACCTCAAGGCCCAGGTGACGGGTGGCCCGTTGACCATCGACGGCGACACCGGCGTGCTGCCCATTACCATTGTCGAGGGCCCGCAGACGCAGGTGACGAGTGTCCAGTTCGAGGGCGTGCCCGAGCGCCGGCTGGCGGCCATCCAGAAGGCCGCCGCTATGCAGACACCTGCGCCGTACGTGGCCACCGAGGTCAGCGCCGCCCGCCTCCGGGTCGAGGAGCAGTACCGGGGAGACGGCTTCAATGCTGCCGACGTCGAAGTGCTGCCGGAAGTGGCGGCTGACGACACCGTTCGCCTCACGTTCGCGATCACGGAGGGGCCGCAGCAGGTGCTGCAGGAGGTCGAGACGCGCGGTCTCGAGATCACGCGCGGCGACGTGCTCACCGGCTCGCTGCGCTTCGAGTTGGGCCAGCCAGTGGATCTCGACGCCTGGGCGGTGGCGCGCAAGCGCCTGTACGACACCAACGTGTTCCGGCTCGTGGACATTCAGGCCGTGCCGGTTGGCGAGCCGGTCGATGGCGTTCAGCCGGTGAAGGCCCTGGTGGTGGTGCAGGAGTACCCCCAGTGGACGTTCCGCTATGGCTTTCAGCTGGAAGGCGACCGCGAGCTCAAGCTCGATGAGTTCACGAGCACCCGCAATGCCGGCGTGGTGGCCGAACTGAAGAACCCGAATCTGTTCGGCCGCGCCCTCACCTTCGGCGCGTTCGGCATGTATCAGTACGATCGCCAGGACGCAACGCTGTTCCTGGCCACGTCACGGCTGTTCGGCTGGCGGGCCCGGTCGAGCCTGTACGGGTTCTACTCCCGCGATCACATTCGCGACGATGACGGGCAGGAGATCGTCGCGATCAACGACGTCCAGGGCTTCAGCGCCGACCAGCGCTGGCGGCCGCGCGGCCTGCAGGTCGTCTACGGCTACCGCTTCGAGCGATCGCGGACCTACGACCCCGAACCCGGCAACGACGTGGTGCCGCTCGACTTCGTCAGTAACCTCGCCTCGCTCAGCAGCGCCGCGCTGTGGGACCGCCGCGACGATCCGCTGGCGCCGGTCAAGGGCACGTTCTCGTCGGCGTCGATCGATCACGCGGCGTCGTGGCTCGGTTCCGACGTCAGCAATCGCAAGCTGCTGGTGCAGCAGTACACGTTCGGGTCGCTCGGCCGGGTCGTGTTCGCGTCGCGCGTGCAGTGGGGCAAGAAGTTTGGGCCCGACCCGCTGTTGCCGAGCGCCCGCTTCAACGCCGGTGGTGCCACCAGCGTGCGCGGCTACGGCGAAGACAGCCTGGGACCGCGCGACTTCTTTGGCCTGCCGCTCGGCGGCGAAACGCTGCTGGTGCTCAACCAGGAAGTGCGCTTTCCGATCTATCGATGGATCAATGGCGTGAGCTTTGTCGATGCGGGTGACTTGCTGGGCAGTGACGAGGCGTTCAGCTGGAGCGCCCTGAAGATTGGCTACGGTGGAGGACTGCGTTTCTCGACGCCGGTCGGCATGCTGCGGGTGGACTACGGTATTCCCGGCTCGGCCCTGTCCACCGCGACCACCCGGAAGCCCAACAGCCTCAGCGGAGGCCGTTGGTACTTCGGGATTGGGCACATCTTTTAG
- a CDS encoding tetratricopeptide repeat protein: MLALGVWIVPGAPVISAAAEQKPEVQRLFQSGNYEQVVEAARDGDPASTYLAAQALLKLNNMEGVAAEFARLKGNGPAWSLVGESGEALAANDAGRAVELARRATQTDGENPFAFYQLGLSASKGSDWGTATPAFNRALELKPDLAYAHYYAALAAQRQRQLPKAAEHFEAFLRLAPEAPERQAVQAIMRSLK, encoded by the coding sequence ATGCTCGCCCTGGGCGTGTGGATTGTGCCCGGCGCGCCGGTAATTTCGGCCGCGGCGGAGCAGAAGCCCGAAGTCCAGCGGCTGTTCCAGTCGGGCAATTACGAGCAGGTGGTCGAGGCTGCCCGTGACGGCGACCCCGCGTCGACCTACCTGGCGGCGCAGGCGTTGCTCAAGCTCAACAACATGGAAGGGGTGGCCGCCGAGTTCGCGCGCCTCAAGGGGAACGGTCCGGCCTGGAGCCTCGTCGGCGAGTCTGGCGAAGCACTCGCCGCCAACGACGCGGGCCGCGCGGTCGAGCTCGCGCGCCGAGCCACGCAAACCGACGGCGAGAACCCATTCGCGTTCTATCAACTCGGGCTGTCGGCGAGCAAAGGCAGCGACTGGGGCACGGCGACGCCGGCGTTCAACCGCGCCCTCGAGTTGAAGCCCGACCTGGCCTACGCGCATTACTACGCGGCCCTCGCGGCCCAGCGCCAACGCCAGCTGCCGAAGGCCGCCGAGCACTTCGAAGCGTTCCTGCGCCTGGCCCCTGAAGCGCCCGAGCGCCAGGCGGTGCAGGCGATTATGCGCAGCTTGAAATGA
- a CDS encoding redoxin domain-containing protein: MAPAFSAPGSDGKTHTLAESKGKQAVVLAWFPKAFTGGUTAECKSLRESGDLIRQYNVAYYMISTDAIEDNTKFAQMHEADYPILSDVTKEIGAKYGVLGATGMARRWTFYIDPDGKILHIDTAVKATSAGPDMVAKLGELKIAKKK; this comes from the coding sequence ATGGCCCCCGCGTTCTCGGCACCCGGATCGGATGGTAAGACCCACACGCTCGCCGAGTCGAAGGGCAAGCAGGCGGTGGTACTCGCGTGGTTCCCGAAAGCCTTTACCGGTGGTTGAACGGCCGAATGCAAGTCGCTCCGTGAGAGCGGCGATCTCATCCGGCAGTACAACGTCGCGTACTACATGATCAGCACGGACGCGATTGAGGACAACACGAAGTTCGCCCAGATGCACGAGGCGGACTATCCGATCCTGAGCGATGTCACCAAGGAGATCGGCGCCAAGTACGGCGTCCTCGGCGCCACCGGCATGGCGCGGCGGTGGACGTTCTACATCGACCCGGACGGAAAGATCCTCCACATCGACACCGCGGTGAAGGCCACGTCGGCTGGTCCCGATATGGTCGCCAAGCTCGGCGAACTGAAGATCGCAAAGAAGAAATAA
- a CDS encoding NYN domain-containing protein — protein MSDQRLKIAVFIDFDNVEIGVKTTLGLPFDIGAVLEAIKERGEIITKVAYGDWKRSGDYGRAMAQHAVRLVQRVPTPGGDKNGADINLALDALEMAFTHSHINAFVIVGGDSDFITLVEKLKQYDRKVFVVGGRAFTSQVMQKNCTEFIAYENVVPDRRPSQPRPERGSGERQPRQQGSGTQPIEQSVALVKRALKVLADREVSPQLGLLKSTLLQLDSSFSERDYGVGSFRDFADKLAKQGIVTLKHQGRSTLVELNEGDASVVETAAAAPMIVLTDVSSETISASREAGRRAARELLEQPDPGPGAADLDDEKETRPAPTEPASLGDGVALVRRLLAEAATPPRWPMYPRQFKQFLKAAQPDFDERRYGSIADLMRACQKDGILRLERDRQGGLRVFANGATARATVPHGWGLVVNNTQPPVESLESIEPSLLVEPLPPAVAEPIAEPVDVDGNVEATPKTAAKARKAPRAKKTAAPAKAEKKKAAPRKKKA, from the coding sequence ATGTCAGATCAAAGACTGAAGATTGCCGTTTTCATCGATTTCGACAACGTCGAAATCGGGGTGAAGACGACCCTCGGGCTGCCCTTCGATATCGGCGCCGTGCTCGAGGCGATCAAGGAACGTGGTGAGATCATCACCAAGGTCGCCTACGGCGACTGGAAGCGGTCCGGCGACTACGGCCGCGCCATGGCCCAGCACGCCGTGCGTCTGGTGCAGCGCGTGCCGACGCCCGGCGGCGACAAGAACGGCGCCGACATCAACCTCGCGCTCGACGCCCTCGAAATGGCGTTCACGCATTCCCACATCAACGCCTTCGTCATCGTCGGCGGCGACAGCGACTTCATCACGCTGGTCGAGAAGCTGAAGCAGTACGACCGCAAGGTGTTCGTGGTCGGCGGCCGCGCCTTCACCAGCCAGGTGATGCAGAAGAACTGCACCGAGTTCATCGCCTACGAGAACGTCGTGCCCGATCGCCGCCCCAGCCAGCCGCGGCCCGAGCGCGGCAGCGGCGAGCGGCAGCCGCGCCAGCAGGGCAGCGGCACGCAGCCAATCGAGCAGTCGGTGGCGCTCGTCAAGCGCGCGCTCAAGGTGCTGGCCGACCGCGAGGTCTCGCCGCAACTGGGCCTGCTCAAGAGCACGCTGTTGCAGCTCGACTCGTCGTTCTCGGAACGCGACTACGGCGTCGGCAGCTTCCGCGATTTCGCCGACAAGCTGGCCAAGCAGGGCATTGTCACGCTGAAGCACCAGGGCCGCAGCACGCTCGTGGAGTTGAATGAAGGCGACGCGAGCGTGGTGGAGACCGCGGCCGCAGCCCCCATGATAGTGCTGACCGATGTTTCGAGCGAGACCATCTCCGCATCGCGCGAAGCCGGCCGTCGCGCCGCGCGCGAACTGCTGGAGCAGCCCGACCCCGGTCCCGGCGCGGCCGACCTGGACGACGAGAAGGAAACCCGCCCGGCGCCGACCGAGCCGGCGTCGCTTGGCGACGGCGTCGCCCTGGTGCGCCGCCTCCTGGCTGAAGCGGCGACGCCGCCGCGCTGGCCGATGTATCCGCGGCAGTTCAAGCAGTTCCTGAAGGCCGCGCAACCGGACTTCGACGAGCGCCGCTACGGGTCGATCGCCGACCTGATGCGCGCGTGCCAGAAGGACGGCATCCTGCGTCTCGAACGCGACCGCCAGGGTGGCCTGCGCGTGTTCGCCAACGGCGCCACCGCGCGCGCGACGGTTCCCCACGGGTGGGGCCTCGTCGTGAACAACACGCAGCCACCGGTTGAGTCGCTCGAGTCGATCGAGCCGTCGCTGCTGGTCGAGCCGCTGCCGCCGGCGGTGGCCGAGCCGATCGCGGAGCCGGTTGACGTCGACGGCAACGTCGAAGCGACGCCGAAGACCGCCGCCAAGGCCAGGAAAGCGCCACGCGCGAAGAAGACCGCCGCGCCCGCCAAGGCCGAGAAGAAGAAGGCCGCGCCCCGCAAGAAGAAGGCGTAG